One genomic region from Yersinia canariae encodes:
- the livG gene encoding high-affinity branched-chain amino acid ABC transporter ATP-binding protein LivG: MSTQPLLAVEGLSMRFGGLLAVNNVGLHLNQGEIVSLIGPNGAGKTTIFNCLTGFYRPTGGTIKLRDRHIEGLPGQVIARMGVIRTFQHVRLFREMTVVENLLVAQHQHLKSGVFAGLLKTPGFRRAEADALERAATWLERVGLLDLANRQAGNLAYGQQRRLEIARCMVTRPELLMLDEPAAGLNPKETDELNQLIMELRDQHRVSVLLIEHDMKLVMGISDRIYVVNQGTPLAHGSPAEIRNNPDVIRAYLGE, translated from the coding sequence ATGAGTACGCAACCTTTGTTAGCTGTTGAAGGGCTGTCGATGCGCTTTGGTGGGTTATTGGCGGTGAACAATGTTGGCCTGCATCTCAATCAAGGGGAGATAGTCTCGCTGATTGGGCCAAATGGCGCGGGTAAAACCACAATTTTTAACTGCCTGACCGGATTTTATCGCCCGACTGGCGGCACCATTAAATTACGAGATCGCCATATTGAAGGGCTACCTGGACAGGTAATTGCTCGAATGGGCGTGATTCGGACTTTCCAACATGTGCGCTTGTTCCGTGAGATGACCGTGGTCGAGAACCTGCTGGTGGCGCAACACCAACATCTTAAAAGTGGTGTGTTTGCTGGCTTGCTGAAAACTCCGGGCTTTCGACGGGCGGAGGCTGATGCATTAGAGCGTGCAGCAACCTGGTTAGAGCGTGTCGGATTATTGGATCTGGCCAACCGTCAGGCGGGGAATTTGGCTTACGGGCAGCAACGCCGTTTGGAAATTGCCCGCTGTATGGTGACCCGCCCTGAGCTATTAATGTTAGATGAACCAGCCGCTGGCCTGAACCCGAAAGAAACTGATGAGTTGAATCAGTTAATTATGGAGTTGCGCGACCAGCACCGAGTTTCGGTATTGCTCATTGAGCACGACATGAAATTGGTGATGGGGATTTCTGATCGTATTTATGTGGTGAATCAGGGGACGCCGTTGGCGCATGGCTCACCAGCAGAAATCCGTAATAATCCGGATGTGATCCGGGCCTATTTGGGCGAATAA